In Acidisarcina polymorpha, the DNA window CTCGATATGGTGAGCCAACATGTAGACTCAGTCACCGCCGGCGAGCGGACTTTTGGCGACCTGCATCAGCTGCAAAAGGCGTTGCAAGCTTACATCTCCCGCAATAACTTTCAGTTTTTCAAGGTATCTGCCCCGGCGGACATCAATGAGACGGCCTACTCATCGATTGAACTGCCTGTACCGGCAGCGAATGCGATCCGAGCCGATTTCCTGGCGCACAATGATCGCGGCGACGATGCCAAGGCACTTCTAGAATCAGTGCTGCGCGAAGACCCGAAAAACGCAGCAGCGCACGAGACAATGGGCTTTCTGGAGTTCCACCAGGGCCATCTGGAAGCCGCTCGCACCTGGTTTGAACAGGCAGTACAACTGGATTCTCAAAGCTATCTGGCCCACTACTTCTATGCCGCTATATCGCTCCAAGTCAGCACACCCGTCCGTCCGGAAGACATCGAGCAGAGCCTGAAAACATCCATCCATTTGAACCCGAAATTTGCACCAGCTTATGACCAACTTGCGTCGTTCTATGGCACGCACCATGAAAAGCTCGAGGAGGCCCACGCGCTCAACCTGCGGGCGGTGCAATTGGATCCAGCCAGCCTCGACTATCGTCTGAACGCGGCGAGCGTCCTTCAGGAAGCCAATCGTTATGCGGATGCTATTCGCGTGCTGAAGTCTGCCAAGGGTGTTGCGAAGACACCAGAAGAGGCCGCCTCGGTCGAGAACCGGATCACTACGCTCGAAAGATATTCAGCTCAGCGGGATGAGGCCGCCTCTGCCAATGGTCAATCCAGAGCAGTTGCAAGCGCGAGTGCCGTGACGACGAGGCCGGGCGCCACGCAGCCTGCGCCGCGCCATCCATCCGAGGAACCAAATGGACCGAAGCACATCGCCAAGGGCGTGATCAAGAATGTGCGATGTACCGATCCCTCAGTCATCCAGCTAAACGTTGAAGGGGCGGGAAAGGCGATTTCCCTCTATAGCAATAACTATTTCAACATCCATTATTCCGCAACCAACTACACCCCGGATAATGAGATCCACCCGTGCACCGACCTCGAGGGAATGAAAGCCAGCGTGCAGTACGCGGAGAGCTCGGACAAGACCGTCGACGGCCAGATCCTATCGGTCGAACTAAGTAGGTGAGATAGGTAGATAGATGGGTGTAGGTGAGATGGCTAGGCTAGATTGCGCTGTCATCTACCGAACCTTCCCCCCGGTCAATGGGAACGCACAGTCACCAGCGAGTCGAAGCACTAACGAACCCTGCGGAACCGGCCACTAGGAACGTGTGCACTTGGTTGGTTTCGCATCAACCTGCGTCTCAGAATTGAGACGTGGGATAGCGGTTGGAACGATACAAACTCAATGCGACGGACTCGCAGGGATCTTAGGTGAGTAGCGGCGGCGGTTCATTCTCCATCACGTTGCGGATATAGAGTTTCGAATTGAACTTCTTTCCGGTGGAAGCGGCCGACATGTAGCGGATCGTGCCAAAGATGGGCCGGTCAAACCAAGGGCGGTCATGCACTCCGGCAATTGCCCAGGCAATTCCTGCGTAGCCGTTGGGATCGCGGCCGTCGAGTTCATAGCGATCGTTCAAGTAGACGGCGTTCTCAAAGGCAATGGCCGGCGACTGCGACCATTCTAGAATCTTCTTCGCCCAGTACATCCGCATGTAGTTGTGCATCCAGCCGAACTTGACCATCTGCATCTGCGAGGCGTTCCAAAGCTCGTCGTAAGTCTCCGCTTTCTCCAGCTGCTCCAGGGTGTAGACCGGATCGCGCTTGTCGCGGGCATGTTCGCGGAGGGTTTTCTGCGCCCATGGCTCGGCGCAGTCGATTGAATCGTAGGCAGGAACGTACTTCACGAAGTTGACTGCAAGCTCGCGCCACCCGATCACCTCGCCGATAAAAGCGTCGTAGGCTTCCTTGGTGATGACCTTCTGCTTCAGAGCTTGGTCGACGGCCAGAGCAATGGTGAGCGGCCCAATATGGCCAAAGTGCA includes these proteins:
- a CDS encoding tetratricopeptide repeat protein encodes the protein MSKRIALLLLLGFSVTGFGKDSGESWVQVQSPHFVVLSDSSEKQARKIAGQFERMRSVFHSGFPNANVDPASPILILAMKDKKGFQTLEPPSYLAKGQLDLAGLFLHAQDKNYVLLRLDAPGEHPYASIYHEYTHLLMADTMEWLPLWVNEGLAEFFQNTDIHEKEVDLGQASADDIALLRQNQLIPLETLFTVDAKSPYYHEDQKGSIFYAESWALTHFLFLNDRSTPTHLHRYLDMVSQHVDSVTAGERTFGDLHQLQKALQAYISRNNFQFFKVSAPADINETAYSSIELPVPAANAIRADFLAHNDRGDDAKALLESVLREDPKNAAAHETMGFLEFHQGHLEAARTWFEQAVQLDSQSYLAHYFYAAISLQVSTPVRPEDIEQSLKTSIHLNPKFAPAYDQLASFYGTHHEKLEEAHALNLRAVQLDPASLDYRLNAASVLQEANRYADAIRVLKSAKGVAKTPEEAASVENRITTLERYSAQRDEAASANGQSRAVASASAVTTRPGATQPAPRHPSEEPNGPKHIAKGVIKNVRCTDPSVIQLNVEGAGKAISLYSNNYFNIHYSATNYTPDNEIHPCTDLEGMKASVQYAESSDKTVDGQILSVELSR